The DNA window TAGATACATGAAGTAGATGAAATGATTCTTTTCTATCCATTGAGCGAAATTTTCTGTCTTGTGTATATCCTCGTGTCTATCTAACATGGGCTCTATTATTTCCTCATTATATTGATAGAGTCATCTCATGTATGCAAAGAAACTAAATTAAGTCTTCAGAGAATTAATTGTGGAGATAAAAATAAACGAGAGTTGCATCATCCTCTTTGACCATGTAACGGCTGCTTCTTCATAGATCTCTGGCAGATGACTTGATCTAGGCCAAATGCTTAGTGAGATCATGACACCAAATAATTATGGTAGAGTGGTGTTCTTGTTTTGTGTGCGTCTGTCTACAGTTTTTGTATAGCTTCCCCCTCTATTTTGGTCTATCTTTTCAGATATGGTTTGCTCATGTGGTGAATCATCtcctaaattattatttgtattttatcaCTATCACCTTCATGAATAAATCTTCTACTTAAAAAGAGGCAGAAAACCAGACATGCTCATAATCCATGAATACAAAAGAACAATACCAAGAGTTTTATAGTATTTCACAAAGCAATAAGTTCTAGGTTCTAAGATCAgtttcacttttttatttttgggttgcGTTTCACGCCATTTTATTTGTCATTGATTCCATCTTTTGTTGTTGCCCGCAGGTTATGAACCTGATTGGTGATGTTAAAGGAAAGGTTGCTGTCATGGTTGATGACATGATTGACACAGCAGGTGAGCTTGATTACATATATCAGATACTCATGGCAAGCCATAAACTGGAGATTTCTGTTTTTTTCTCTCCCTTTTCAAAGAGAGCATCCAGTTTTTTCGTTACGCGTAAATCTGTCTTAGATTATGAAGTGTCTCAATAAGAACTTCTATTCCcagtttttattaaatttcCTTATGTTTCTGTAGTCCTTGGTCAgctccctttttttctttctttctgagGAGATCAGTTTTGAATATTAACATCTTGCTGATGGATCGTAGGGACTATTTGCAAAGGTGCAGAACTTTTGCACGAGGAGGGAGCACGGGAAATCTATGCATGCTGTACACATGGTGTTTTTAGGTAACATTTCTGTGCATCATACAAACATGGAAAAATCTTTATATCTTTTGGAATAAGCTTTCAGTTACACTGTATCTTGGTATGGGTTCTTTATTACacttgattttttgtttttctttaacgTGCAATTGAACTCTTCCTGCGTGCAAATTGTTCTATTCTTTAGTAGTTCATGAACCAGGGTTAATTGGACTGAGCTTCCATCAACATGTGTTGTGGAGTTTGAACAACATTAGTTAATACAAGAGAATTGGATATAGACATGTCCATTTACGAGTAAAATTCTGGCTTGTTGAAATTGGATATCATAGGAGTTGTCTTGTATTAGACTTGTTGTATAAGTTTGTTGTCAAGACAAAGACTTGACATGGCTCTTTTGATGCAAATGCTATTGCTCTTTTTACCATTAGGCACCTATACTCATTTATCGCACAATTTAGTCATTATGCATATTTCATTTGCTGTTGGCTAAAGTACTGATATTTTGTGATGACAGCCCCCCTGCAATTGAATTGTTGTCAAGTGGCTTATTTGAAGAGGTTATCACGACAAACACAATTCCTGTGATGGACAGACACTACTTCCCCCAGCTGACTGTTCTCTCAGTTGCAAACCTTCTTGGTGAAACAATTTGGCGTGTACATGGTGATCGTTCCGTAAGCAGCATTTTTCAGTAGCCAGGAATATAAGTTATAGAGTTTTTCCAGCCTTGTTTTCCTATGTATGTAGCCAAATagaaactatttatattttcagaATTACAAGGGTTAAGGtagatatgcaaaaaaatttGGATCAGATAGGCAAATGCTGGAAGAATGATGTTAATAGTATGTGCAATCAATACATGTTTATCTTCATGTGTAGGTAGGTAGATGGTGCGTAAAATATTAGATTATGAAGTAAGGATCGTCCAACtcatcataatttaaaaattaaaacggtaaaatatttttcttactccACTCCACCATTTCCTCTTCACCGTAtcccccaccccacccacctatccccattttttattttattttttcatttaaatttcttttataaaagtatttaatttttttttacttaatctcCCCCACCcccttcaaataataatttagatattatgttattctctttaaaaaaaaaatttatcccGCTTCGTCTATCCCTCtgttttcaatttgtttttttcgTGTTGTGTTAGATATATACATGACTTTTTAggaaagtattttttatttgtcgcaagattttgattttttttaaataaaatttttattcatgttataTCCTTTATACAACTAGAAGATATTAGTATAGTTTTTGTAACGAGATTTGACTATACTTTTATTTCGTAAGATTTTAAAACTGGAGAAACATTAAAATGTTGAATTATTCCAACCACACTGTGACAAATTCTTGTCATCCTGGGCCCAATTCTTTTGACTTATAACAATTATAAACATATCCTGTTACAGTGGACCGACTTAGATTTGTTACACTTTTCTTCAACAAAGTGGCTGACTTATCAGTCACAAGCAAATTATTATGCTacagaaaaggaagaaaaaaaagacctTTTCCTTTAGTGAACAGTATTTGGATAATCAAACTTGTCAAGTTTCTAACTTTCTATAGTTTCCTTCCATTAGAACCCTGAGCTATCACCTGCAAATTGGCGGTTTATTGATTCACCCAAAATTTACTTATATCGAAATGAAATGGatagaatattattttatagaaaagTATAATTGGGAAAACCTTCTACTAGCCCTATATCCTTAACTAAGATCAAAAGACTCAACTTAAGAAGAGGAAGCTAGAAAGGAAAATTTGTATTTTGGATAAAAGAACTTAGTTATAGAAAAAGACTAGTTAATTTGAGTTGCTCTTGGGTTGTATTATAAATGCCTAATGTCGTATCtagatatttttatattttactataaatatctaattatcTAGGATATCTACACATTTCTTAGATACTACACTAGGCTATTCTAAAAACTTTATTAGATAAATctatgtcattttaaaaaattaactttaatttttgacacctgccaaataaatttgaaataagaATGCATATATTAAGTTATTTAACTATGCATGAATTAAGTTATTTGAAAACGTACTATCCCTTTTAAAGTAAATAATTCTCTTTATCACAATTTTCTCATTATTCCTCATCACCCACCCACTCAACCTCCCTTCCCTTTTTAGCACTCAATAATagaatttacttttttttgtgaTGGATAAAATGTTGTTCAAATTCGAATTTaatggttttcttttttttccaaattattGTAATCCCCGAATATAATAGCCCCACAACACCACTTGCCATAAATAACCCAACCCATTATTCTGAAATCAAAAGGCAATCAATAATGTCACAAATCGAGCTAAAAAGGAGAACCTATTTTTCAATATGCCTCGCTACTTCCGcttcaaattatttatctttattttaatagaataaatatttaatgaagataaattatatttataattttaaaaagttaaatcattaaatatttttaaaaacgtGTAAAAAGGAAATACGATAGATAATTTGAGATGaaatgaatatataaaaaaaacgaAACATTTTCGCTCAATCAAACCCAACCACGTGGCTGATTTTGTGCCACACAGCAGTAAGGGACAGCACACGAGCAAGACCTTTATCGGATCAGTTAAAGGATctactttttttcttctgtGTCGGGTGAAGTCAATCGCCACGCGCATGGGTAGAGCGTTGAATCACGCGCCTCCGTGTGTGGGACTCCCGGTGAGCAACCGGCATGTCAGTAGGGGCGATGAGAGCGGCGGTGGCGTGGAGGGACGGTGGAGATGCCTTGTTTAGAAAGTGCGTCGAGAACACTCTCCGTTGAAGGAGGTTTTAGGCCCAAGGGTAGAGGCAACCATGGCTTGTTTATTGCCTCCTTCACTACTTTATCTATCACCTCCTCTGCCTGCAAAACCCCACATTAacattttagagaaaaaaaatttaaaataaaaaatgattcaatgaagaatttaaagtttatgaattcAAAAACGACCCTTCAcggttaaatattttaatatatatatagaatttgaGCAAAAGCTTAATTGCCATGAAATGCAACATGCTAGATCCGCACCTTGCATCCATAAATTTGAATaactaaaaaaagtaaaaaatgaaaacttttaCATAGTCATAAGATTAATGTGTGAAAATATTCAGCACTACTATGTCAAAAGTTTAATTTGTAGTGTATTTTGAAGAATCAGTGCAAAGTTTTGCATTCGATGTTTACGTCAAATTATATCATGATTAAGTGATTTAAGGAAGTGAAATTAAACTTTAAGTGTGACAAACTAACCGGGTGAAGATCAACTGATTTCTCTATTATGCTATATCTATTCTGTATTCCCTCAGCCCTGTGAAATCCAGATGCATTCTGCATTGTACAACAAATGTACAGTTATGATTTATGAACATGGTCCAATTGCGCATTCACATAGAACAGCTAGCCAATATATGTTGCTGAATTGAATGTGAACGTTCAAAGTAGATCGTAACACCAACGAATTTACCTGAGGGTATGGCGTACATGATCCTAGAGATGGAGGCGTAACGGGGCAACCCCATACATCAGCATACAGCAGCTGCAAGTAATCAAATAACAGAGTTTTACAAGTCCTTGAGTTCAGAATTTATCGAAACACTTAATGTAGGTAGTTTCagctaaaaaatgaaatagtttATTAGTTTTAAGGACATTAATAGTACCCCTGGTTGAGGATTCCAGTGCCATGTCTCAGGTGGTTGCCATCCAGGGTAATAAGGTGAACCCCACATATGTGCACCATTCGGGTAACCTCCTGGTGGTATCCAGGCAGGATAGAATTGACCAGCTGTGGGTGCGTGGTTAGAATGATAGTTTGGGAAGGCCATGACAGGTTTATGTGGATAATAGGTCCTCTGTACTGAATCTCTAGGTTGAGGACGAGGCCATCTTTTTTCGTCTTCCTTTGGCAAAATTTGCCTCCGCTGCATCCTGAATTTCTGCATGAAGAAAGGGATGATGTTCTTAAACTGAGCAATAGAATAGTCTGTTTGTGTTTGCACAACTTGCTTTACAATGTCACCCTAGGCTTTATTTCtgtcggaaacaacctctctgtCTCTATGAGGTAGGGTAAGGTTTGTAGTTCCTTATTAAATTTACTGCATTATGAGGTTAGATATCATGCTCCCTTCTATCTAACAGACAGGAtttgcttttcttttcttttgttgcaTTCATTTTCACGCATTGTAATAACTTCAATTGAAAGACTAGAGTACTAGTAAATTATGAAAGAGCAGAACAAAACTCAACAAACCTGGAGATGGCTAGCTATATTATGTCTCGTCAGGCCTTCTACTTTCATCAGCTCTAGTATTCGAGAAGGAATGGCTTGATCTATACCAATTTTCTCGACTGCTTTAACAAATTTCTTGTGTAGTTCAGGTGTCCAGTCTACCTGGATTTTAGGAGAGACGAAAGCTTACTCCCACAAGCATGTGATTCGAAAAATTCATGATTCTTTAATCTATGCTGAGTTAACTACATATAATGCTAAAAAGCACAAGGCAACTGTGCTTAAAGCCTATTCTGATTGCCAAATATCAAATTCTACTTATTGTTTAAGACATCAAAATCTCATCTAACATTTGCAAGTTAAGAACAAAATCCAAAGTAACTATCAACTAGTCAGCAGTTGTTCGATCTTaccttcattttcttcttattagCTTTTGTCCCACTTGAACTATGGAGACCATAAGCTTTGTTCGGGTCAACAGAAAAAGCACTGCCATTGTCATTACTTCGTGAACAAGTAGCAATAGGATCCTCCATATTTTGATCAGCAGCAGAATCATGCTCCTCCTTTGTGATAGCCTCTCCTAGTCGCTCGGAAGAATCTGCCAAGACAGTAGTCTCAGCAACAGAATCGCAACAAGTAGTTTCGACAGATTTTGTGTCCCCTTCATGCACCCCACTATCTTGTTCATTTGACAAGATAGTATGATCTTGGAGATCACCATCATCCACTGACCTTACTCCTTGTTTCTGTTGTGGGGTTGAAGGAGCTGGATATTTATCGCAGCAGGATGATGatgttttttggttttccaccaCAGAGGTCAAGGGTTCTGCTTCATTAGTATTCTCATTATCTGCTTCGCGCTTTACTGGTTGGAGCTCTAGCATGGACAAAAGAGATTCTTTAACCGGCTTAAGTGACTCAGAGACATTCTTTCCTCCAGAATGAAATGCCTGTTTCGATTAATAAAAGTCAGATATCCTCTACATATAATAAGCTCCACAATCTAAAAGAACATATTTAACCCAGTGTAGTTTCGGTAAAAAAACCTTGTGAACTACATGCTGCCATATATTTCTCAGTTTATCATCTGATAATGGTTTCTGAAGGAACTCAACTGCACCAAGCtgcaataaaaatatatataaagaattGGTATAATTCCAcaatattttacttatttacaaAGTTGTATCAAATGAAAATTGATCTTACCGCTATACACTTCATCATGATGTTAATAGAGTGAATATCTGACACCACTGGAAAAAAGATTGGATAAAGAAGTTCCATCAGAAATATTTCACTTAACAAGCAAAATTTCCAAGTTCTACTGTTTCTTAGCAGAGATAGGTTCGTGCTTTTCACAATATCGTTTTATGAATCTAGATAAGGGAATGAAGTTAACAACACTAGATCTAACTTAGTAAAGCAAGTATCAATTCGAAGAAAACAAGATTAGGAGTTTAGCACCACCGAGTATGCGCCTAATTACAATACAGAAGCACTTACTTATAGTTGGTAGATCTTTAGCACTTTCAAGAAATTTGAATCCTCCATCGCTGTTGCCAGCACTTACCTGTTGACAATAGACAAACACAAATCATAAAGGGTAAACAGAACATTAGCCTTGATTAACTTTCTTGTAATAAATCACTACAAAGTGAGAATTGATAATGAAATAGCTTAATTTTCGTCATGACACAAAGGTACTATCACAACCTAAGCTCAATTGTCCACatgaaaacaaatataaaattgatgaaaaaaaagaagatatacCTCTACAATGGCAACATGGAATACTTCCGACTTGCTTGAGATTGCAGACAAAGCCTCATTCTCATTACA is part of the Solanum stenotomum isolate F172 chromosome 8, ASM1918654v1, whole genome shotgun sequence genome and encodes:
- the LOC125875058 gene encoding two-component response regulator-like APRR2; this translates as MVCTENELLEWKDFPKGLRVLLLDKDSNFASQMRSRLQQMDYIVYTFCNENEALSAISSKSEVFHVAIVEVSAGNSDGGFKFLESAKDLPTIMVSDIHSINIMMKCIALGAVEFLQKPLSDDKLRNIWQHVVHKAFHSGGKNVSESLKPVKESLLSMLELQPVKREADNENTNEAEPLTSVVENQKTSSSCCDKYPAPSTPQQKQGVRSVDDGDLQDHTILSNEQDSGVHEGDTKSVETTCCDSVAETTVLADSSERLGEAITKEEHDSAADQNMEDPIATCSRSNDNGSAFSVDPNKAYGLHSSSGTKANKKKMKVDWTPELHKKFVKAVEKIGIDQAIPSRILELMKVEGLTRHNIASHLQKFRMQRRQILPKEDEKRWPRPQPRDSVQRTYYPHKPVMAFPNYHSNHAPTAGQFYPAWIPPGGYPNGAHMWGSPYYPGWQPPETWHWNPQPGLYADVWGCPVTPPSLGSCTPYPQNASGFHRAEGIQNRYSIIEKSVDLHPAEEVIDKVVKEAINKPWLPLPLGLKPPSTESVLDALSKQGISTVPPRHRRSHRPY